A window from Rhea pennata isolate bPtePen1 chromosome 1, bPtePen1.pri, whole genome shotgun sequence encodes these proteins:
- the MFNG gene encoding beta-1,3-N-acetylglucosaminyltransferase manic fringe: protein MGRRLIRGLSGATVFLVSMALLSVRHHGAQETARYLGLGKEMLENSEQQAKVSLQDVTGGGGRRQKDLQANPQDEYRTGGVLKFGDIFIAVKTTKRFHQSRMELLLDTWISRAREQTYVFTDEEDEALKRRMGDHVVFTNCSSEHSHLALSCKMAAEFDAFLASGQSWFCHLDDDNYLNPQALLKLLSSYSAAWDVYLGKPSLNRPIRASETLPNNKTKSVRFWFATGGAGFCISRRLASKMAPWASGRNFLSTSELIRLPDDCTMGYIIECKVGGQLLFNSLFHSHLENLQLIPSTQLTQQVTLSYGVFENKLNVIELSGPFSPQEDPSRFRSLHCRLYPDTSWCLQPVGW from the exons ATGGGCCGCCGGCTCATCCGTGGTCTGTCTGGAGCCACTGTTTTCCTTGTCAGCATGGCTCTTCTTTCTGTGAGGCACCATGGAGCTCAAGAAACAGCCAGATACCTTGGGCTTGGAAAAGAGATGTTGGAGAATTCAGAGCAACAGGCCAAAGTGAGCCTACAGGATGTTACGGGAGGTGGTGGCAGGAGGCAGAAGGACCTGCAAGCCAATCCTCAGGATGAATACAGGACTGGGGGAGTTCTGAAGTTTGGGGACATTTTCATAGCTGTGAAGACAACCAAGAGATTTCACCAGAGCAGGatggagctgctcctggacacaTGGATATCCCGGGCAAGAGAGCAA ACATACGTCTTCACTGATGAAGAAGACGAAGCCCTGAAAAGGAGAATGG GTGACCATGTGGTGTTCACCAACTGCTCTTCTGAGCATAGCCATCTTGCCCTCTCGTGCAAGATGGCTGCAGAGTTTGACGCATTTCTGGCCAGCGGCCAGAG CTGGTTTTGCCACTTGGATGATGACAACTATTTGAACCCTCAGGCCCTCCTGAAGCTCTTGTCCTCCTACTCTGCAGCGTGGGATGTCTATCTAGGGAAACCCAGCCTGAACCGACCCATCCGTGCCTCTGAAACGCTGCCTAACAATAAGACG AAGTCTGTGCGTTTCTGGTTTGCCACGGGAGGTGCTGGGTTCTGCATTAGTCGCAGGCTGGCAAGCAAGATGGCACCTTGGGCCAG CGGCAGGAACTTCCTGAGCACCTCAGAACTCATCCGCTTGCCTGATGACTGCACCATGGGTTACATCATTGAGTGCAAAGTCGGTGGACAGCTGCTGTTCAACTCACTCTTCCACTCCCACCTGGAGAACCTGCAGCTCATCCCCTCAACTCAGCTCACACAGCAG GTCACCCTCAGCTATGGTGTCTTTGAGAACAAGCTCAATGTTATTGAACTCAGTGGTCCCTTCTCGCCCCAGGAGGATCCCTCCAG GTTTCGATCACTTCACTGCCGCCTCTATCCGGATACCTCCTGGTGCTTGCAGCCTGTTGGCTGGTGA